The Pseudodesulfovibrio cashew genomic sequence GACACCATTTCGACCTGTGCCTCACGGGTCGCACGGTAGTCTATCGGGCATGGTTCGCCTTCCCCGGCCAGGAGACACGGTATTACGAAGTGTTCATGTATCCGTATGGCAGGAAGAAGGAGGAAATCACACACGTTGCCACTGTCTCAAGGGATATCACCGAATCGGCCGAAGCCGAGGCCAGGATCATGCAGACCCGGGAGTACTTCCAGGCCATTTTCGAGAGCTCCCTCGATCCCATCCTTCTTTTTGACGAAGATTTGAACATCCTGGACATGAATACGGCGGCCACGGCCAGGTTCATTGGCGTATCCGGCAAGAAGAGGCTGGGTTTGACCAAGCTGTTCCCGGATGAGGCCGGACAGGAGTTCCGGTCGATGGTCATGCCCGCCTTGAAGTCCCTTGGCTCCTGGTTCGGCGTCTGGTCCTTCGTGGATATCAATGGCGAGTCGATTCCTACGGAGACGGCCATCTCGGCTCTCCCCCAGCGGGGTAATGCCCGTCCCTGCCGGTACGTGGCCGTGGTCCGCGACATCAGTCCGCGGCTTAAGGCCGAGGCAAGGCGGCGGGAGACCGAGGAACGATACCGGGCGGTTTTCGAATTCACCGGGGCCGCTACCGTGCTCATCAACGAGAAAGGCTTGGTGGTCAAGGCCAACCAGCGTTTTGCCGAGCTCTACGGCCAGGACCGGGAAGAGATTGAAGGTCGGCTGGATTGGATCGACTACGTGGCCGAGGAAGACAGGGAGCGGCTTCTGGGTCAGCGGCAGAAGCGTCTGCGGGCCGGGTGCGGCGCGGTGACCGAATACGAGTTCCGATTCGTCAGCCATGACGGCGAGGTTCGTGACGCGTGCAGCCTGGTCTCCCAGATGCCGGACGGCAAGGAGTCCATCGCCTCCATTACCGACATCTCCGAACGCAAGTACAACGAGACCGTGGCGTTCACTCTCTACCGTGTGTCCAACGCGGTGAGCACGACCCCCTGCCTGGATGAACTTTACAAGCGTATCCACTCGATTCTGTGCGATATTATCAACGCCGAGAACTTTTTCATCGCCGAGCTGGACAAGTCCAGGCGTTTTCTCGAGTTCCCGTATTTCGAAGACGCCATGGATAATTGCAAGGGCGTGGTGTTCGACACCTGGGATGACGAGGTGACGAGCCTGTCCGTGGAGGTGCTTAGGCTGGGGCGGCCATTGCTGGTCAAGGACGTTGACCACTCGGTTGCCATGAGCCGTAGATGCCTGGACGACGCTTCCATCAAGATCGAGTGCGTTGCCAGGAACGAGTTGCTGCGTCGCAAAGGGGCGGCGGAGGGCTCCATGTTTGGCTCCTCGTCCAAGGACTGGCTGGGCGTCCCCATCAAGGTCAAGGGCGAGGGTATCGGGGTCTTGGCCGTGCAGTCGTATGACGATCCGGAGCAGTATTCCGCCAGGGACGTGGAATTGCTGGTGTCCGTTGCCGAGCAGGTGGCGTTGGCCATCGAGCGCAGGGCCAACGAACGGGATCTGCTTTCGGCCAAGGAGCTGGCCGAGGCCGCCAACCTGACCAAGAACGAGTTCCTGGCCAACATGAGCCATGAGGTGCGAACTCCCCTCAACGGCGTCCTGGGCATGCTCCAGCTGGCCAAAACCACGCCTCTTTCCAGGGAGCAGCGGGATTATGTGGACACTGCATTGGCCTCCGGGAGGTCTCTGCTGTCCATCATCAACGACATCCTCGATCTGACGAAGATCGAAGCCGGACGCCTGGAGATCGCCTGCGAGCCGTTTTCCCCCAGGCATTTGGTGCGCGACGTGATCGCCACCTTCCGGCACGACGCAAGCGACAAGCACATCACCCTGGAGGCCGACCTGTCGAGCAACCTGCCGGACCTTGTGGTGGGCGGCAAGGGGCGGCTGCGGCAGATTCTTTTCAACCTGGTGGGCAATAGCGTCAAATTCACCGAAAAAGGCAAGATTACCGTTTCCATGCTTCCCATGAATATTGATCATGAGGCGGGAAAGGTTCGCATGTTGGTGAGCGTCGCCGATACGGGCATCGGCATTCCGGACGATATGATCAGTCATGTCTTCGAACCCTTTACCCAGGTGGACGGTTCTTCCGTGCGCCAGCACCAGGGTTCCGGGCTGGGGCTGGGCATCGTCAGGCGACTGGCCTCGCTCATGGGCGGTTATCTGAGCGTGGACACCATGGAGGGAGAGGGGACCACCGTCTATCTGACCCTGACTTTCGATCTGGACCCGGCTGGGGCCGAACGCTCCTGTTGTCTGTACAACGCGAGCGGGCGCCAGGACTCGATGCATTTTCTGGTGGTCGAGGACAACCGGATCAACCGGTTGCTCGCCATCAGGATGATCGGCAAGCTCGGGCACACCGAGGAATCCGCCAAGGACGGGAACGAGGCCCTGGAGAAGTTGCGGGAGTCCCACTTCGATGCGGTCTTTACGGACATTCAAATGCCCGGCATGGACGGGTTGGAGCTGACCCGACGCATCCGGGCCTCGGAACCGGGCTCGGACATCAATCCGGACATTTGGATCATCGCCATGACTGCCCACGCCATGAGCGGAGACCGCGAGCACTTCCTGGCCAAGGGGATCGATGACTACATTGCAAAGCCCTTGGAGATGGACGACATCCAGGCCGCAGTGGCCAGGCTCTATGCCAGCAGACAGCCCTGAGCGTGTTTCGTCAAAGCTCTTCCAGGTATTGAATGCGTCTGTTGCAGTTGCGCTATGCATTCATCCAATGCATAGTACTTATTGCGTAAAATGAAGCAAAATAGTGTGTCAATTAACCTATACCTTACAATCGAACTATTTGAAACTACTGCTTTTCTAGAAAATATCCCGAATTTTGCTAGCATTCCGTTTGCATATAATATATGGCTCGACAATGGATGTGAAAACCCGGGCCGCACGACCGGTATCCTATTTTCCCGTTTCTCCGGTAATGCTGTTCCCGGAGGCGTTTGGGGATTTTGCCGTCTACCTCTGGCAGGGAGGGGACTTCGTCCTCTACACCAAAGCGGGTCAGAAGTTCACGCTACGACACCGCCAGGTCCTGCACCGCAATGACGTGCAGGAAGTGTACGTTCAGGGCTCCGAAAAGCTTCAGTACGAGCAGTACATCGAAAAACACCTGGGCAAGATCCTGCAGGACGAAACCCTGCCCATCGCCGTCCGATCCAAGATTTTCTACGAGGCGTCCACCGTGGTCATGCAGGACGTCTTCGACCGCAAGCTGCCCAGCGCCCTGCGCGCCAGGCACTTCAATCGCATCACCGACATCGTCAAGAATTCCATAAAGTTTCTGGCCTCGGACAATTCCCTGTCCTCGGTGGCGCCGTTCATTTCACACGACTACAAGACGTATACGCACTGCATGCACGTGTTCATCTGTTCGGTGGCGCTGTTTCACGTCTACGACATGACTCCGGGCGAAGTCTTCGAGTGCAGCCTGGGAGCGCTGCTGCATGACGTGGGCAAGACCAAGATCCCCCACAGCATCCTCAACAAGCGCGGCTCACTGACTCAGGGCGAGCGGGAGATCATCAAGGAGCATCCCGTGCACGGGGTCTCCATGTGCGCCCACCTTCCCCTGACCCAGAATTCCGTCAACTGCATTCTGTTCCACCACGAGAAGCTCGACGGCACCGGCTATCCCGCCGGGCTCAAGGCCGATAACATCCCCCTGCCCGTGCGCATCATCACCATGGTCGACGTCTATGACGCCCTGACTTCGACCCGGCCCTACGCCGAGGCCATGGACCCTTACGAGGCCCTGACGCTCATGCGCCACAGCATGCGTGACGGTCTGGACATGAGCGTCTTCAAGCGATTCGTGGCCGTCCTGAGCGGCGCGGACATGATTTAACCCGCCTCTCCCTCTCGATTCCCAACGCTGTATCCCTCCGGCAATCCCCGGATGGCCTCTCGTTGCTTTCCCTCGTTGCCATGGCCCATATCATTCCCTTCGAACGGGCCAAGACAAATCCCGTTCCGCTCCGTCCTCAAAAAAAAGGCCCCGGAGGGAGTCCGGGGCCTTGGGCGCGTTGTGATGGTGTTCTCTATTCAGCGGCTTCGCGGGCGGCTTTGAGCCAGCCGTCCCAAGTGGCCTTGTTCTTGGCGATCCATTCGTCGGCATGCTTGGCGATGTCCTTGTCGGACTTTTCGCCTTCGTTCATGCGAGTGTTCTGCTCGCTGATGTCGACCAGGGGCAGGGTGAAAATCTCAAGGAACTTGGCTGCGGCGGGATTGTCGGCCAGGAACTTCTTGTTGGCCACGACGCGGATGTCCGAGATCACAAAACCGGCCTTGAGCGGGTTGCTCACTGCGCCGACCACGTCATTTGCGACCATGCGGTCTTCGCTGCCGGTCTGGGCTTCATTGGGGATGATTTCGGGCACGTTGATCCACATGACGTCCTTGCCGGGCTTGAACTTGAACACCGTCCAGTTGGGGGTCCAGGTATAGAAGAAGACAGGCTTGCCGGACTTGTAGGAGCCCAGGGCGGAGGCCATTCCGGCCTCATAGGAGGCCTTGACCGGATTGATGGAACCCTCGAGGCCGTATGCTTTCATGTGGTGGGAGATGACCTTTTCGCAGGCCCAGCCAGGGGGGCATGCGGTCAGCTCGGCCTTGCCGTCGCCGTTGGAGTCGAAAGCCTTCATGACTTCGGGACGCTTGAAGTCGTCCAGGGACTTGATGTTGTATTTTTCCACGTCGCGCTTGGAGACGAGGTAGCCCTGGAGGCCGCCTGCCTTGGCAACGTAGCCGATCTTCTGCGCCTTCTGGTCGAAGTTCTTGGGCAGCTGTTCGTTGTGCATGGGGAACCAGCCGTTGGCCCAGTAGTCCACGTCGCCCAGGACGACTGACTTGTAAAAGATGGGATTTTGTAAATCTTTGGGTTTTTTGACGTCGTAACCGAGTTCGGTCAGCCCCTTGTTGATGAGGGCCTCCTGGAAAAAGCCGGTGTTCCAGGTAGCTCGGGCGGGCTGGACAGTGACGCCCTTGCCGGGCTTCATGTCCATGGCGAAGGCGCTTGTCGCTGTGATGGCAAGACACAGAATGAGGATTGCAAGACGTTTCATACTCTCTCCTTGGTTATGGTGAGTCCGCGCCGCATCCAGCTTCCGTGCCGGGGGCAGCCCATGCCGAAGGGCAGAGCATGGCGGACATAAAAGAGGAGCGCCCGGCGGGCGCTCCTTGCGTACGTATTGGTCGATGCTACTCGGCGGCCTGGCGGGCTGCTTCGAGCCAGCCGTCCCATGTCGCCTTGTTCTTGGCTATCCATTCGTCGACATGCTTGGCGATGTCCTTGTCGGACTTTTCGCCTTCGTTCATGCGGGTATTCTGGGCGGATACGTCGCCGATGGTGAGTTTGAAGTTCTTGAGGAAGGTGGCTGCCGCCGGGTTTTTCTCAAGGAACTTCTTGTTGGCCACGACAGTGATGTCATAGACCATGAAGCCGTTGCGCAGGGGGTCGGATACCGCGCCCTTGACGCCGGAGACGGTGCCCTGGTCGTCGCCTTCCTCGGGGACGTTGATCCACATGACGTCCTGGCCGGGCTTCAGCTTGAACACGGTCCAGTTCGGGGTCCAGGTGTAGAAGAAGATCGGTTTGCCGGATTTGTAGGCGCCGATGGCGGAAGCCATGCCCGCCTCGTAGGAAGCCTTGATCGGGTTGATGTCCCCGGCGAGGTCATACACCTTCATGTGCTTGGAGATAACCTTTTCGCAGCCCCAGCCCGGAGGGCAGGCGGTGAGGTCGGCCTTGCCGTCGCCGTTGAGATCGAACGCCTTTTTCACTTCGGGGCGCTTGAAGTCATTCAGGGATTTGATGTTGAATTCTTCAACGGCCTTCTTGGATACAAGGTAGCCCTGCATGCCGCCGGCCTTGATGATCGGGTCGAGAATCACGGCCCTCTTTTCAAAGTTCTTGGGCAGTTGCGGATTGTGCAGCGGGAAGTTGCCGTTGCACCAGTAGTCGATGTCGCCAAGGTAGATGGACTTGTAGGCGATGGGGTTTTGCAGGTTTTTTGGAGCCTTGACTTCGTAGCCCAGTTCCTCCAGGCCGCGGCGGGCCAGAGCTTCCTGGAAGAAGCCGGTGTTCCAGGTGGCTCGAGCCGGGCGCAGGGTGACGCCTTCGCCGGGTTTCATGTCCAGGGCAA encodes the following:
- the proX gene encoding glycine betaine/L-proline ABC transporter substrate-binding protein ProX, with protein sequence MKRLAILILCLAITATSAFAMDMKPGKGVTVQPARATWNTGFFQEALINKGLTELGYDVKKPKDLQNPIFYKSVVLGDVDYWANGWFPMHNEQLPKNFDQKAQKIGYVAKAGGLQGYLVSKRDVEKYNIKSLDDFKRPEVMKAFDSNGDGKAELTACPPGWACEKVISHHMKAYGLEGSINPVKASYEAGMASALGSYKSGKPVFFYTWTPNWTVFKFKPGKDVMWINVPEIIPNEAQTGSEDRMVANDVVGAVSNPLKAGFVISDIRVVANKKFLADNPAAAKFLEIFTLPLVDISEQNTRMNEGEKSDKDIAKHADEWIAKNKATWDGWLKAAREAAE
- a CDS encoding HD-GYP domain-containing protein, whose translation is MDVKTRAARPVSYFPVSPVMLFPEAFGDFAVYLWQGGDFVLYTKAGQKFTLRHRQVLHRNDVQEVYVQGSEKLQYEQYIEKHLGKILQDETLPIAVRSKIFYEASTVVMQDVFDRKLPSALRARHFNRITDIVKNSIKFLASDNSLSSVAPFISHDYKTYTHCMHVFICSVALFHVYDMTPGEVFECSLGALLHDVGKTKIPHSILNKRGSLTQGEREIIKEHPVHGVSMCAHLPLTQNSVNCILFHHEKLDGTGYPAGLKADNIPLPVRIITMVDVYDALTSTRPYAEAMDPYEALTLMRHSMRDGLDMSVFKRFVAVLSGADMI
- a CDS encoding PAS domain S-box protein yields the protein MLIIDDSPSFRSILVSEMIRRGYRVTEADNGTDGVEAFTLDKPDVVLVALRLSGMSGVAVVAELAERGPELPLIALSEGGELKDAVRSMRQGAWDIVAKGEGMMAELDQALVKGFERAAFLRRQKAELEAEVRERKLAEDRFRTMLEVSPQPVVIVNLENGRCVFANHAAAEQLGVAPGEAEGLRARTFFDEANVHGDVRGRLLRDGHLKEVELELCRKDGSVFWVQASASLMSLDGRRVAYVSFIDISARMELVDALRKFKFIANASHDSMTLANRDYVYEAVNRAYLDQTWGTDKDILGRNMVEIWGEKNFEQNIRHHFDLCLTGRTVVYRAWFAFPGQETRYYEVFMYPYGRKKEEITHVATVSRDITESAEAEARIMQTREYFQAIFESSLDPILLFDEDLNILDMNTAATARFIGVSGKKRLGLTKLFPDEAGQEFRSMVMPALKSLGSWFGVWSFVDINGESIPTETAISALPQRGNARPCRYVAVVRDISPRLKAEARRRETEERYRAVFEFTGAATVLINEKGLVVKANQRFAELYGQDREEIEGRLDWIDYVAEEDRERLLGQRQKRLRAGCGAVTEYEFRFVSHDGEVRDACSLVSQMPDGKESIASITDISERKYNETVAFTLYRVSNAVSTTPCLDELYKRIHSILCDIINAENFFIAELDKSRRFLEFPYFEDAMDNCKGVVFDTWDDEVTSLSVEVLRLGRPLLVKDVDHSVAMSRRCLDDASIKIECVARNELLRRKGAAEGSMFGSSSKDWLGVPIKVKGEGIGVLAVQSYDDPEQYSARDVELLVSVAEQVALAIERRANERDLLSAKELAEAANLTKNEFLANMSHEVRTPLNGVLGMLQLAKTTPLSREQRDYVDTALASGRSLLSIINDILDLTKIEAGRLEIACEPFSPRHLVRDVIATFRHDASDKHITLEADLSSNLPDLVVGGKGRLRQILFNLVGNSVKFTEKGKITVSMLPMNIDHEAGKVRMLVSVADTGIGIPDDMISHVFEPFTQVDGSSVRQHQGSGLGLGIVRRLASLMGGYLSVDTMEGEGTTVYLTLTFDLDPAGAERSCCLYNASGRQDSMHFLVVEDNRINRLLAIRMIGKLGHTEESAKDGNEALEKLRESHFDAVFTDIQMPGMDGLELTRRIRASEPGSDINPDIWIIAMTAHAMSGDREHFLAKGIDDYIAKPLEMDDIQAAVARLYASRQP
- the proX gene encoding glycine betaine/L-proline ABC transporter substrate-binding protein ProX gives rise to the protein MKLLKIVLAALCAVMIASTAFALDMKPGEGVTLRPARATWNTGFFQEALARRGLEELGYEVKAPKNLQNPIAYKSIYLGDIDYWCNGNFPLHNPQLPKNFEKRAVILDPIIKAGGMQGYLVSKKAVEEFNIKSLNDFKRPEVKKAFDLNGDGKADLTACPPGWGCEKVISKHMKVYDLAGDINPIKASYEAGMASAIGAYKSGKPIFFYTWTPNWTVFKLKPGQDVMWINVPEEGDDQGTVSGVKGAVSDPLRNGFMVYDITVVANKKFLEKNPAAATFLKNFKLTIGDVSAQNTRMNEGEKSDKDIAKHVDEWIAKNKATWDGWLEAARQAAE